Proteins encoded by one window of Drosophila melanogaster chromosome X:
- the CG8958 gene encoding uncharacterized protein → MAAKRNRDADIVKHKLDLRVRFKKLVRAVIMNQTWLSDEEEQGISMNVKKNVALMRQKRKPGMLTVADKALLRSNPAYRTIEERKKLCILIAGLNCFSRIPPKIRARMVPVLKFMSINEPRVIIKNGDMPISVYFILNGEVEMKKNTNNKAVKLEDAVAEAIFGPGDCFGDVEMVEECPRMNTYLALSSCEVLSIYDIDYERILKPHMLKQWNEKKLALKAFDYFDFLTPDQIILACKYSYLVQYEPLETIYMGDTDSLGYVRFVLSGECVILQCLSMKVTNTEGEVNYELTEINKDDGLEMFQSWKDVTSRNSFLDIQDILASSTSSEEVEGGTKKKQAMRKMGLAEIQKFCGLRTSNTPSRKKTKPRRTLSTAAQARKTQLIQSLRRGTPWMPSVMPNDDDDDDDDDDGHIDEDYMGYGEDLYDEVDTDDSSYDSNSSSSSVSMDRTLVQVQLKPHSAGSSPSEKKVSSSSSEIFTASSVINEKSLVDESPKPIKEPVETHFIDVGSLTYGSVFGLGEKMEHRVIMARTVVQCLLLPRFWLLEEEQNPGNIWHRRRFYFECNVPSRQDLFTNFLKTRQWNKFRHDYIESLLDREEKGNITKEEDIPIMCRIVETSDDAT, encoded by the exons ATGGCGGCCAAGCGAAACCGCGATGCGGATATCGTCAAACACAAGTTGGACCTACGGGtgcgatttaaaaaattgGTTCGGGCTGTCATTATGAATCAGACTTGGCTATCCGATGAAGAGGAGCAAGGCATCTCGATGAATGTGAAAAAGAACGTGGCATTGATGCGACAAAAACGAAAGCCCGGCATGTTGACCGTAGCG GACAAGGCACTATTGCGTTCAAATCCCGCTTACAGGACGATTGAGGAACGGAAAAAGTTGTGCATATTAATAGCAGGACTAAATTGTTTCTCTAGAATTCCACCG AAAATTAGAGCACGCATGGTGCCAGTACTAAAGTTTATGTCCATCAATGAACCACGTGTGATAATCAAAAATGGTGATATGCCTATCTCCGTCTATTTCATATTGAATGGTGAAGTCGAGATGAAAAAGAACACAAACAATAAG GCAGTAAAACTAGAAGACGCCGTTGCGGAAGCTATTTTTGGTCCAGGAGATTGTTTCGGAGACGTAGAAATGGTTGAGGAATGCCCAAGAATGAACACATATCTAGCCCTGT CTAGTTGTGAAGTTTTATCGATATACGATATTGACTATGAGCGCATCCTGAAGCCACATATGTTGAAACAATGGAACGAAAAGAAGCTTGCGCTAAAAGcatttgattattttgattttttaactccgGATCAG ATAATTCTAGCTTGCAAGTACTCGTACTTGGTTCAATATGAGCCCCTAGAGACCATTTATATGGGGGATACGGACTCTTTGGGTTACGTGCGATTTGTTCTTAGCGGAGAGTGTGTAATTTTACAGTGTTTAAGTATGAAG GTCACCAATACCGAAGGAGAGGTTAACTACGAGCTgaccgaaataaataaggatGATGGTCTTGAAATGTTTCAGTCTTGGAAAGACGTTACAAGTCGTAACTCGTTCCTGGACATACAGGACATTTTGGCCTCGTCCACCTCCTCTGAGGAAGTTGAAGGTGGTACAAAGAAGAAACAAGCG ATGCGCAAAATGGGTCTAGCTGAAATTCAAAAGTTTTGTGGCCTTCGGACCTCTAACACACCATctcgaaaaaaaacaaagccgAGAAGAACCTTGTCAACGGCGGCACAGGCTAGAAAAACTCAATTAATACAATCGCTGCGACGCGGAACTCCTTGGATGCCAAGTGTAATGCCtaatgatgacgatgacgatgacgacgacgacgacggtCATATTGATGAAGATTATATGGGCTATGGCGAAGATCTCTATGATGAAGTTGACACAGACGATAGCTCATATGATTCCAATTCCTCGAGTTCCTCTGTCTCCATGGATCGTACACTTGTGCAAGTGCAGCTTAAACCGCACAGCGCAGGAAGCTCGCCGTCCGAGAAGAAAGTGTCCAGTTCATCGTCAGAAATATTTACGGCGAGTTCGGTGATCAATGAAAAGAGTTTAGTAGACGAGAGTCCCAAACCAATTAAA GAGCCCGTTGAGACTCATTTTATAGACGTAGGCTCGCTGACCTACGGTAGTGTTTTTGGCCTAGGCGAAAAGATGGAGCATCGTGTGATAATGGCACGTACTGTTGTTCAATGCCTGCTCCTTCCGCGCTTTTGGCTCCTCGAAGAGGAACAGAATCCGGGTAACATTTGGCACCGCCGTCGTTTCTACTTCGAGTGCAATGTGCCGTCGCGTCAGGACTTGTTTACCAACTTTCTGAAGACCCGGCAGTGGAACAAATTCCGTCACGACTACATTGAAAGCCTGCTAGATCGCGAGGAGAAGGGTAACATTACCAAGGAGGAAGATATACCAATTATGTGCCGTATCGTGGAGACTAGCGATGATGCTACATAA